One region of Bdellovibrio bacteriovorus genomic DNA includes:
- a CDS encoding basic amino acid ABC transporter substrate-binding protein: MRNLWLLLVVLPFLLSCTKKDDSTVATKSMPPELVVGTDAAYAPFESENADKSVEGFDIDLIQAVADKAGFKIKIINTPWEGLFNQLASGDRDILISAITINSERKKVMDFSEPYFEAVQLIALPLKSKVTKFTELRGLKIGVQTGTTGDEVVSGLLGKTDLNIKRFEGTPLALQELVNGGVDAVVADNGVVNNFLANNTKAFKTVADPSFAKEHYGIAVKKGNTELLNKINAALQAIKKDGTYQKIYDKYFGKK; this comes from the coding sequence ATGAGAAATTTGTGGCTGCTGCTAGTGGTGCTTCCTTTCCTCCTTTCTTGCACAAAAAAGGATGACTCGACCGTAGCAACTAAATCCATGCCTCCAGAGTTGGTCGTTGGGACCGACGCAGCCTACGCCCCGTTTGAAAGTGAGAACGCCGATAAATCCGTCGAAGGATTTGATATCGACTTGATTCAAGCTGTCGCAGACAAGGCCGGGTTCAAGATTAAAATCATTAATACTCCGTGGGAAGGTCTATTCAACCAATTGGCCTCAGGAGACCGCGACATCCTGATCTCTGCTATCACGATCAACAGCGAAAGAAAAAAGGTCATGGATTTTTCAGAGCCTTATTTTGAAGCGGTGCAATTGATTGCTTTGCCACTGAAATCCAAGGTGACCAAGTTTACCGAGCTACGTGGACTTAAAATCGGTGTGCAAACCGGAACCACGGGTGATGAAGTCGTCAGCGGATTGCTCGGCAAGACGGACCTCAATATTAAGCGCTTTGAAGGCACTCCCTTGGCATTGCAAGAATTAGTGAACGGCGGTGTCGATGCGGTGGTTGCTGATAATGGCGTAGTTAATAACTTTTTAGCGAACAATACAAAAGCTTTTAAAACCGTCGCTGATCCTAGTTTCGCCAAAGAACACTATGGAATTGCAGTGAAGAAGGGCAATACTGAGCTTTTAAATAAAATCAATGCTGCTCTTCAAGCCATCAAAAAGGATGGAACTTACCAAAAGATCTACGATAAATATTTTGGAAAGAAATAG